The genome window GCATGGCCGGTAAAACCATCGAAATTCTTAATACTGATGCTGAAGGCCGTTTAATTTTGTGTGATGCACTCACCTACAGCGAGCGCTTCGATCCTGAAATCGTCATTGATATTGCCACACTGACTGGCGCTATCATTGTGGCTTTGGGCAGTACAACGACAGGTTTAATGGCTAATAATCAACAACTGGCTGATGACTTGTTAAAAGCCGGTAATGATAGCTTTGATCGTGCATGGCAATTGCCTTTGTGGGATGACTATCAACCCTTGCTGGACAGCAATTTTGCCGACATCGCCAATGTCGGTGGTAAAGAAGCTGGTAGTGTGACAGCGGCCTGTTTCCTTTCTCGGTTTACAGAGAAATTTACCTGGGCGCATCTTGATATTGCCGGTACGGCATGGAATAGCGGTAAAAACAAAGGCGCTACTGGTCGTCCCGTGCCAATGTTAGTTCAATATTTGCTGAATCGTATCGAGTCTAATCAATAACCATGACTCGAATCAGCTTTTATATTCTAAAATCAAGCGAGCTAGACAAGCGGCAGGCATTTGCCTGCCGTCTTGCTGAAAAGGCCTATCATCAAGGTCATCAAATCTATATCCACACCGCATCAGAGCAGGAAAGTCAGTCAATGGACACGGCCCTCTGGGGAATTCGACCTGACAGTTTTGTCCCTCATGAAGTGACCGATCAATCCGATAATCAAAGCCCGGTTCTCATCGGCTATCAGGACAAAAAGCCTCCAAGACTAATGGATGTGATGATTAACCTGACAGAAGAACAACCTCTATTTTTTAGTCAGTTTGAGCGTGTGGCAGAAATTATTGACGATAATGAATCCAGCAAACAGGCTGGTCGTCAACGGTTTCAGTTTTACAAACAACGTGGCTATGAAATCGAAACTTTCCACGTATAAACCACGCCACTACCGCTAGAAAAACTCAAAACCAACATTCCCTCTGAACAGATGTCC of Methylophaga marina contains these proteins:
- a CDS encoding DNA polymerase III subunit chi, with product MTRISFYILKSSELDKRQAFACRLAEKAYHQGHQIYIHTASEQESQSMDTALWGIRPDSFVPHEVTDQSDNQSPVLIGYQDKKPPRLMDVMINLTEEQPLFFSQFERVAEIIDDNESSKQAGRQRFQFYKQRGYEIETFHV